From the Deltaproteobacteria bacterium genome, one window contains:
- a CDS encoding uracil-DNA glycosylase, translating into MVHGEENHPKGTDFIFCKNCKYFYITWDKRFPYGCKALGFKSRALPAAEVRASSGAPCLYFVKKKTG; encoded by the coding sequence ATGGTTCATGGCGAAGAAAACCACCCTAAGGGCACCGACTTCATCTTCTGCAAAAACTGCAAATATTTTTACATTACCTGGGACAAACGGTTCCCGTACGGGTGCAAAGCCCTTGGTTTCAAGAGCCGGGCACTTCCCGCCGCGGAAGTCCGTGCATCTTCGGGTGCCCCGTGCCTCTACTTCGTGAAGAAGAAAACCGGATAA